In one Mesorhizobium australicum genomic region, the following are encoded:
- a CDS encoding valine--tRNA ligase, with amino-acid sequence MLDKTYDSKAIEPRIAKTWEDEGAFRAGAGAEEGAEPFAIVIPPPNVTGSLHMGHALNNTLQDILVRFERMRGKNVLWQPGTDHAGIATQMVVERRLMEKQIHRRSLTRDEFIDKVWEWKAESGGIIVNQLKRLGASCDWSRERFTMDEGLSEAVLEVFVTLYRQGLIYKDKRLVNWDPKLLTAISDLEVEQVEINGHLWHFRYPVEGKVYDPEDASTYITVATTRPETMLGDTAVAVHPDDERYRDLVGKNVVLPIVGRRIPVVADEYSDPEKGTGAVKITPAHDFNDFEVGKRHDLPAINVLTVEGAININDNEDFLEGVEVTALRQGVWDQLHGLDRFEARKLIVKIMEEGGFLAKIEPHKHMVPHGDRGGVPIEPFLTDQWYVNAAELAKPAIASVREGRTKFVPKNWEKTYFEWMENIQPWCISRQLWWGHQIPAWYGPDGHVFVAKTEKEALDDAVEYYLALEGPWKAFVQEKLDNFEPGAILTRDEDVLDTWFSSALWPFSTLGWPNQTQELKTYYQTDVLVTGFDIIFFWVARMMMMGLHFMDEEPFHTVYVHALVRDKNGAKMSKSKGNVIDPLELIDEYGADALRFTLTIMAAQGRDVKLDPARIAGYRNFGTKLWNATRFAEMNGVARNDEFWLADAKLTVNRWILTELTRAAREITTAIETFRFNDAAGAAYRFVWNTFCDWYLELLKPVFNGEDVSAKTESQAVAAFVLDEIYKLLHPMMPFMTEELWAHTASEGQTRNTLLCHAAWPKPDFEDADAAAEINWLVDLVSGIRSVRAEMNVPPSAVAPLCVIGAGKETEARLERHAAAIARLARVDNVGQSTAAPKASAQMVLGEATFALPLGDLIDVKAEAARLAKEVTKVEGEISRVEKKLDNPQFVAKAADEVVEAEREKLAEFNEQLGRLKTALARVS; translated from the coding sequence ATGCTCGACAAGACATATGATTCAAAGGCGATCGAGCCCCGGATCGCGAAGACCTGGGAAGACGAAGGCGCGTTCCGCGCCGGCGCTGGAGCGGAGGAGGGGGCCGAGCCCTTCGCGATCGTGATCCCGCCGCCCAATGTGACGGGCTCGCTGCACATGGGCCATGCGCTCAACAATACGCTGCAGGACATCCTCGTCCGGTTCGAGCGCATGCGCGGCAAGAACGTGCTGTGGCAGCCGGGCACCGATCACGCCGGCATCGCCACCCAAATGGTCGTCGAGCGCAGGCTGATGGAGAAGCAGATCCACCGCCGCTCGCTGACGCGCGACGAGTTCATCGACAAGGTCTGGGAATGGAAGGCCGAGTCCGGTGGCATCATCGTCAACCAGCTCAAGCGGCTCGGTGCGTCCTGCGACTGGTCGCGCGAACGCTTCACCATGGACGAGGGCCTGTCCGAGGCCGTGCTCGAAGTGTTCGTCACGCTCTACCGGCAGGGGCTGATCTACAAGGACAAGCGGCTGGTCAATTGGGACCCGAAGCTGCTGACCGCCATCTCCGACCTCGAGGTCGAGCAGGTCGAGATCAACGGCCATCTCTGGCATTTCCGCTATCCGGTCGAGGGCAAGGTCTACGATCCGGAGGATGCCTCGACCTACATCACCGTCGCGACGACGCGGCCCGAGACGATGCTGGGAGACACTGCGGTCGCGGTGCATCCGGACGACGAGCGATATCGCGATCTCGTCGGCAAGAACGTCGTGTTGCCGATCGTCGGGCGAAGGATTCCGGTGGTGGCGGACGAGTATTCCGATCCGGAGAAGGGCACCGGCGCGGTGAAGATCACGCCAGCGCACGACTTCAACGACTTCGAGGTCGGCAAGCGGCACGATCTGCCCGCCATCAACGTCCTGACGGTCGAGGGCGCGATAAATATCAACGATAACGAGGATTTCCTCGAAGGCGTTGAAGTGACGGCGCTGCGCCAGGGCGTGTGGGACCAACTGCATGGCCTAGACCGGTTCGAGGCGCGCAAGCTGATCGTGAAGATCATGGAGGAAGGCGGCTTCCTGGCGAAGATCGAACCGCACAAGCACATGGTGCCGCATGGCGACCGCGGCGGCGTGCCGATCGAGCCGTTTCTCACCGACCAGTGGTACGTCAACGCTGCCGAACTCGCGAAGCCGGCGATCGCGTCCGTTCGCGAGGGCAGGACGAAATTCGTGCCGAAGAACTGGGAAAAGACCTATTTCGAGTGGATGGAGAATATCCAGCCCTGGTGCATCTCGCGCCAGCTGTGGTGGGGCCACCAGATCCCGGCCTGGTACGGGCCAGACGGGCATGTCTTCGTCGCCAAGACGGAAAAGGAGGCGCTGGATGACGCCGTCGAATATTATCTGGCGCTCGAAGGTCCGTGGAAGGCATTCGTGCAGGAAAAGCTCGACAATTTCGAGCCGGGCGCGATCCTGACCCGTGACGAGGACGTGCTCGACACCTGGTTCTCGTCGGCGCTGTGGCCGTTCTCGACGCTCGGCTGGCCGAACCAGACGCAGGAGCTGAAGACCTATTACCAGACCGATGTGCTGGTGACCGGCTTCGACATCATCTTCTTCTGGGTCGCCCGGATGATGATGATGGGCCTGCACTTCATGGACGAGGAGCCGTTCCACACGGTCTACGTCCACGCGCTGGTGCGCGACAAGAACGGCGCCAAGATGTCGAAGTCGAAGGGCAACGTCATCGATCCGCTGGAACTGATCGACGAATACGGCGCCGACGCGCTGCGCTTTACGCTGACGATCATGGCCGCGCAGGGGCGCGACGTGAAGCTCGATCCGGCGCGCATCGCCGGCTACCGCAACTTCGGCACCAAGCTGTGGAACGCGACGCGCTTCGCCGAGATGAACGGGGTGGCGCGCAACGACGAATTCTGGCTTGCCGATGCGAAGCTGACCGTCAACCGCTGGATCCTGACCGAACTCACGCGCGCCGCGCGCGAAATCACCACAGCGATCGAGACCTTCCGTTTCAACGACGCGGCGGGTGCGGCCTACCGCTTCGTCTGGAACACGTTCTGCGACTGGTATCTCGAACTGCTGAAACCGGTCTTCAACGGCGAGGACGTGTCGGCCAAGACCGAATCCCAGGCGGTCGCGGCCTTCGTGCTGGACGAGATCTACAAGCTGCTGCACCCGATGATGCCGTTCATGACGGAGGAGCTGTGGGCCCACACGGCGAGCGAGGGGCAGACGCGCAACACGCTGCTCTGTCATGCGGCGTGGCCGAAGCCGGATTTCGAGGACGCCGACGCGGCCGCCGAGATCAACTGGCTGGTGGACCTCGTCTCCGGCATCCGCTCCGTGCGCGCCGAGATGAACGTGCCGCCGTCTGCGGTGGCGCCGCTCTGCGTGATCGGAGCGGGCAAGGAAACCGAAGCGCGGCTGGAGCGCCATGCGGCGGCGATCGCGCGTCTCGCACGCGTCGACAACGTCGGTCAATCGACAGCCGCGCCGAAGGCCTCGGCGCAGATGGTGCTCGGGGAGGCGACCTTCGCGCTGCCGCTCGGCGACCTGATCGACGTCAAAGCGGAAGCCGCGCGGCTGGCCAAGGAGGTCACCAAGGTGGAGGGGGAGATCTCCCGCGTCGAAAAGAAGCTCGACAACCCTCAGTTCGTCGCCAAGGCGGCGGACGAGGTGGTGGAGGCGGAGCGCGAAAAGCTTGCCGAGTTCAATGAACAGCTTGGACGGCTGAAGACGGCGCTGGCGCGGGTGAGCTGA